From one Amaranthus tricolor cultivar Red isolate AtriRed21 chromosome 17, ASM2621246v1, whole genome shotgun sequence genomic stretch:
- the LOC130804104 gene encoding uncharacterized protein LOC130804104, whose protein sequence is MGLRTLPLSSSQNGLFQQSLAPQTMISLNYRETYRFRVVSARKEDEEPKKKKQSLFTSVTDALDFAQVRSAEDAQLLEDARQVTQSGSRMSREQYGALRRKIGGTYKDFFKSYVEVDGQYVEEGWVDKTCKVCKKDTAGEARQKDKLGRYVHVACLEKKSSGNFFTNLFFR, encoded by the exons ATGGGACTTAGAACTTTGCCTTTATCATCTTCTCAAAATGGGCTCTTTCAACAGTCATTAGCTCCTCAAACCATGATTAGCCTTAATTATAGAGAAACTTATAGATTTAGAGTAGTCTCGGCGAGAAAGGAAGACGAGGAGccaaagaagaagaagcaaTCGTTGTTTACAAGTGTGACTGATGCTTTGGATTTTGCTCAAGTTAGATCAGCTGAGGATGCTCAGCTTCTTGAAGATGCTAGACAAGTCACTCAGTCTGGCAGCCGGATGAGCCGCGAACag TATGGAGCTCTTCGAAGGAAAATTGGGGGAACATACAAGGATTTCTTCAAGTCATACGTTGAAG TGGATGGGCAGTATGTGGAAGAAGGATGGGTTGACAAAACCTGTAAAGTATGCAAGAAAGATACAGCAGGTGAAGCAAGACAAAAAGACAAGCTTGGTAGATATGTTCATGTTGCATGTTTAGAGAAAAAGAGTTCGGGCAATTTTTTCACTAATCTCTTCTTTAGATGA
- the LOC130803807 gene encoding adenine/guanine permease AZG1-like → MNSNKIRVSITLKKGIGLHDGSLIKIVDVTEFSSTNILLKMRHESTILTLITHLLLSPSFFLPFLPLIMDTQDPNLPPKTTPMTRLNAYVATTRIGKRFKLTQRKTTFTTELRAGTATFLTMAYILAVNASILSDSGGPCSVSDCIPLCSDPNFPTSNCSGPNRHIILPDESCKFDPVNPGYTSCLATIRKDLIIATIVSSLIGCFVMGIFANLPFALAPGMGANAYFAYNVVGFHGSGNISYETALTAVFVEGLIFFIISAIGIRAKFAKFVPKPVRMSSGAGIGLFLAFIGLQNSQGIGLIGYSGSTLLSLGGCPSSSRVSLAPIQTFQNGTVSIIPGGKFSDAIYCLNNRMESPTLWLGIVGFVIIAYCLVKNIKGSMIYGIVFVTAVSWFRNTKVTAFPDTDAGNAAYRYFQNVIDIHTIKKTAGALSFKGVTKRHFWIALVTFFYVDILDTTGTLSSMARFAGFMDQTGEFEGQYAAFMSDAFSIIIGSLLGTSPVTVFLESSTGIREGGRTGLAALTAGCYFFLAFFFTPLLASIPAWAVGPPLILVGVLMMKSVVDINWDDTREAIPAFVTFILTPFTYSIAYGLIGGIGTYIVLNLWDWIRDFLIKFGLVEGKQPNYGENEINGVISNGNHDGIKVDESIKPLEV, encoded by the exons CTTACACGATGGTTCTTTGATTAAAATCGTAGATGTAACAGAATTTTCTTCAACAAATATTCTTCTTAAAATGAGGCAT GAATCCACTATTCTCACACTCATTACGCATTTATTGCTCTCCCCTTCCTTCTTCCTCCCTTTTCTTCCATTGATCATGGACACTCAAGACCCTAACCTGCCACCAAAAACAACCCCAATGACCCGTCTAAACGCCTACGTCGCAACTACCCGTATTGGTAAACGGTTCAAACTCACTCAACGTAAAACTACCTTCACAACCGAGCTACGGGCCGGAACCGCCACTTTCCTTACTATGGCTTACATCTTAGCCGTCAACGCTTCCATCTTATCTGATTCCGGCGGCCCATGCTCTGTTTCGGATTGTATTCCACTCTGCTCCGACCCGAATTTCCCTACTTCAAACTGTTCGGGTCCTAACCGCCATATCATACTCCCCGACGAGTCGTGTAAGTTTGACCCGGTTAACCCGGGTTACACTTCTTGCTTAGCGACGATCCGAAAAGATTTGATCATAGCTACAATAGTTTCCTCATTAATAGGATGTTTTGTTATGGGTATCTTCGCGAATTTACCCTTCGCATTAGCCCCGGGAATGGGGGCTAACGCTTATTTTGCCTATAATGTAGTTGGTTTTCATGGGTCCGGAAATATTTCTTACGAAACTGCCCTTACTGCTGTTTTTGTAGAAGGATTGATATTCTTCATAATTTCTGCTATTGGAATTCGAGCGAAGTTTGCTAAATTTGTACCAAAACCCGTAAGAATGTCATCCGGGGCAGGAATCGGGCTATTCCTAGCATTCATCGGGCTACAAAATAGTCAAGGAATCGGGTTGATTGGCTACAGTGGGTCAACTCTGTTATCACTCGGTGGATGTCCGAGTTCATCCCGAGTCTCACTCGCTCCAATTCAAACTTTCCAAAACGGCACCGTTTCAATCATACCAGGAGGAAAATTTTCCGACGCCATTTACTGCCTTAATAATCGTATGGAGAGTCCAACATTATGGTTAGGAATAGTTGGGTTTGTTATAATTGCATATTGCTTAGTGAAAAACatcaaaggatcaatgatatacGGCATCGTTTTTGTCACCGCCGTTTCATGGTTTCGAAACACCAAAGTTACGGCGTTTCCCGACACCGACGCCGGAAACGCTGCGTACCGGTACTTCCAAAATGTAATTGATATTCACACCATTAAAAAGACGGCGGGGGCACTTAGTTTCAAGGGAGTTACTAAAAGGCACTTTTGGATAGcattagtgacatttttttaCGTCGATATTTTGGATACAACAGGGACGCTTTCATCAATGGCTCGATTCGCCGGTTTTATGGATCAAACCGGCGAATTTGAAGGCCAATACGCGGCGTTTATGAGCGACGCTTTTTCAATCATTATTGGGTCGCTTTTGGGAACGTCACCTGTAACGGTGTTTTTAGAATCGTCAACTGGTATACGTGAAGGAGGAAGAACAGGATTAGCGGCGTTAACGGCAGGTTGTTATTTTTTCCTGGCGTTTTTCTTTACGCCTTTACTAGCGTCGATTCCAGCATGGGCTGTCGGACCACCGTTGATTTTAGTTGGGGTTTTGATGATGAAATCAGTGGTTGATATTAATTGGGATGATACGAGAGAAGCAATTCCTGCTTTTGTGACATTTATTTTGACACCTTTTACTTATTCCATTGCTTATGGGTTAATTGGAGGAATTGGGACATATATTGTGTTAAATCTTTGGGATTGGATTAGggattttttaatcaaatttggaTTAGTTGAAGGAAAACAACCAAACTATGGTGAAAATGAGATTAATGGGGTAATTAGTAATGGTAATCATGATGGTATTAAAGTTGATGAAAGCATCAAACCTCTTGAAGTATAG